In the Zingiber officinale cultivar Zhangliang chromosome 5A, Zo_v1.1, whole genome shotgun sequence genome, ACACCCGCAAAGCTAACTGATCTTGCCATGTAATCTTTCTGTTCGTCACCTTGTGGGATGGTTCATGCACAACATCTCGACAGATCGAAAGGTTGAGATCATTAGCGGCAGTATTGCTTTCCGCTAAGCTCTTCCTCGGTTTATCAGCCTTGGCAGGCTCTGAGTCGAAGCTTAATGGATACTCGTCCGTATCCTCACCAATCTATATACCACGAGAACATCCATTGTCAGTACAAAATACATGATCTCTTTGCAGTATGAGATTGCAGTAGTTACCGGCGACAAAACCTGGTTCAAGTCGATCACTGAAGTGGTTGGAGCAGCAAAATCTCTCAGTTTTACTCTTTGTTCTTTAGCAGGGAGCTGAGAAAATGCATTAGCATTTGAAGGTTGACAAATGAAGGGCTGACTCTGCGGTTTCTTTTTCAGTCTAAATTGGTTGGCTCCAGATGGATTCTGCATTAGGCTTTTGTATCTCTTTTGCAAGAATCTATAGCATTGAAAATAAAGGAGAGGATTATCGAAATAGTAAACATTCTACGATGGTTTTGATTTACAACTACAATTTTTCCACCCTAACTCTCATACCTTCTCAACCATTCAACATAATGTATAGTTAAATTATGTCTTCCTTCTAcctaaacaaaagtacacatattCCTTATATTTGAGAGAGTTCTTCAAGAGGAGTATATAGGGAATTCTACATGGCAGAAAAAACTATAATGACAGGGCCTTTTCGCGTAGAGCCATGTGATCCAAGGTGTTCGTGAATGACCCAAGGCATAAAGGGGGAGGCCA is a window encoding:
- the LOC121980841 gene encoding uncharacterized protein LOC121980841 gives rise to the protein MGKGKKSSEEAKAKFRHQSLLQDYGDLVKETEAKRMKLQLAKQKKLKLLSEVKFLQKRYKSLMQNPSGANQFRLKKKPQSQPFICQPSNANAFSQLPAKEQRVKLRDFAAPTTSVIDLNQVLSPIGEDTDEYPLSFDSEPAKADKPRKSLAESNTAANDLNLSICRDVVHEPSHKVTNRKITWQDQLALRV